The following proteins are encoded in a genomic region of Pyricularia oryzae 70-15 chromosome 6, whole genome shotgun sequence:
- a CDS encoding aspartate aminotransferase, which produces MSAKATRGSTSSSTPQNSSSSSQSQSQSTAVSRIRNIANHMMASPSTIFTADVVPQAPEDPLFGLMAAYRADESPDKVDLGIGAYRDDNAKPWVLPVVKKADEIIRNDPSANHEYLPITGLASFTSKAGELMLGADTPAKGRVTSVQTISGTGALHLGALFLQKFYRKVYSNSVVHLSNPTWANHNQIFSNVQVPTTTYPYFDKGTKGLDFEGMKATLNNAAEHSIILLHACAHNPTGVDPTQGQWREIAEIMKAKKHFPFFDCAYQGFASGDLDRDAWAVRYFVEQGFELVIAQSFAKNFGLYGERAGCFHYVSAPAAEAAETTKRVASQLAILQRSEISNPPIYGARVASIVLNDPALMSEWRENLRTMSGRIITMRNELRAKLEALGTPGTWNHITDQIGMFSFTGLTEAQVLKIRSDYHVYMTKNGRISMAGLNSRNIDYFAKAVDKVVRETQ; this is translated from the exons ATGTCGGCAAAAGCCACCCGGGGCAGCACCTCTTCGAGCACCCCACAGAACAGCTCTTCCTCATCCCAATCTCAGTCCCAATCCACCGCAGTTTCGAGGATACGGAATATTGCAAACCACATGATGGCATCACCAAGCACAATCTTCACGGCCGATGTCGTTCCTCAGGCCCCAGAAGACCCTCTCTTTGGGTTGATGGCCGCCTACAGGGCCGATGAAAGCCCCGACAAGGTCGACTTG GGAATTGGTGCATACAGGGACGACAACGCAAAGCCGTGGGTGCTTCCTGTTGTCAAGAAG GCCGATGAAATCATCCGCAACGACCCCAGCGCCAACCATGAATATCTCCCGATCACCGGTCTGGCCTCCTTCACCAGCAAGGCTGGCGAGCTGATGCTCGGCGCCGATACACCTGCCAAAGGCCGCGTCACATCTGTGCAGACCATCTCCGGCACTGGAGCTCTGCACCTCGGAGCCCTCTTCCTCCAGAAGTTCTATCGCAAGGTCTATAGCAACTCGGTCGTGCACCTGTCGAACCCCACCTGGGCCAACCACAACCAGATCTTCTCCAACGTCCAAgtgccgacgacgacgtaCCCATACTTTGACAAGGGCACCAAGGGCCTTGACTTCGAAGGCATGAAGGCTACGTTGAACAATGCCGCAGAACACTCCATCATCCTTCTGCACGCTTGTGCACACAATCCCACCGGTGTTGACCCCACGCAGGGCCAGTGGCGCGAGATTGCCGAGATCATGAAGGCCAAAAAGCACTTCCCGTTTTTCGACTGTGCTTACCAAGGCTTCGCTTCGGGCGATCTGGACCGCGATGCCTGGGCCGTTCGCTACTTTGTGGAGCAGGGATTCGAGCTCGTAATTGCCCAGTCTTTCGCCAAAAACTTCGGCTTGTACGGTGAGCGGGCGGGCTGCTTCCACTACGTGTCGGCGCCTGCAGCCGAGGCTGCCGAAACGACCAAGAGGGTTGCATCACAACTCGCCATCCTCCAGCGCTCCGAAATCTCGAACCCACCAATCTACGGCGCCCGCGTCGCCAGCATCGTGCTCAACGACCCGGCGCTCATGTCCGAATGGAGAGAAAATCTGAGGACCATGTCGGGCCGCATCATTACTATGCGCAACGAGCTTCGGGCAAAGCTCGAAGCGCTGGGCACCCCCGGCACATGGAACCACATCACGGACCAGATCGGGATGTTCAGCTTCACGGGTCTGACCGAGGCACAGGTCCTGAAGATCCGGAGCGACTACCACGTTTACATGACGAAGAATGGTCGTATCAGCATGGCGGGACTCAACTCGCGCAACATTGACTACTTTGCTAAGGCAGTTGATAAGGTGGTGAGGGAGACGCAATAA
- a CDS encoding ER membrane DUF1077 domain-containing protein produces MRHATTLDQLGTKNSSVVRFQIMSRLEKNPSGPPRWVAELQSPMPPRTKSGNVADPPGFPSQSGGNSKKRDAAIKDGSKPATMQTPEEVDTLKVKKAWEVALAPIKSLPMTFFMMYMSGNSLQIFTIMTVFMAFKNPIVGILGTAQAFERFETESNRAQMLQVKLAYVVMQIAALGLALWKVNAMGLLPTTRSDWLAWEAQREPLEYALPAL; encoded by the exons ATGCGACATGCCACGACACTTGATCAACTCGGCACCAAAAACTCTTCAGTAGTAAGGTTCCAAATTATGTCGCGATTAGAGAAGAACCCAAGCGGACCCCCCAGATGGGTGGCCGAGCTACAGTCACCCATGCCACCACGTACAAAAAGCGGAAACGTTGCTGACCCCCCGGGATTCCCGTCACAATCGGGCGGCAACTCCAAG aaacGTGATGCCGCAATCAAGGACGGCAGCAAACCCGCGACGATGCAGACCCCGGAGGAGGTGGACACGCTGAAGGTGAAGAAGGCGTGGGAGGTGGCGCTGGCGCCGATAAAGAGCCTACCGATGACTTTCTTCATGATGTACATGTCTGGCAACTCGCTGCAGATCTTCACCATCATGACGGTCTTTATGGCGTTCAAAAACCCCATTGTCGGCATCCTCGGTACAGCGCAGGCCTTTGAGCGCTTCGAGACCGAGTCGAACCGCGCCCAGATGCTGCAGGTCAAGCTGGCGTATGTGGTGATGCAGATCGCGGCGCTGGGGCTGGCCCTGTGGAAGGTCAACGCGATGGGGCTGTTACC GACGACGAGATCGGACTGGTTGGCTTGGGAGGCTCAGAGGGAGCCCCTAGAATATGCGCTACCTGCATTATGA
- a CDS encoding AP-2 complex subunit beta translates to MSAPQGGDSKLFARGKVAELRLELNSGGKKDKNFTAKKIALKKIVANMTMSNNDMVALFPDVIGCMHIESLEIKKMCFLFLVNYARMRPEIAIKAIPVLEYDMRDSNPLVRALALRTMSYIHVREFVEATVPIVKQMLKDSDPYVRKTAAFCVAKLYDHDKQMVEQSDLIDRLNGLLRDDNPTVVASALASLMDIWERSDAIKLTIDYGNASKMVAILPDCSEWGQTYILEALMSYLPVDSGEALLLAERIAPRLSHSNSAVVLTCIRVILYLMNYISDQKQISALCRKLSPPLVTLLAKGPEVQYLALRNALLILQRRPEVLRNDIRVFFCKYNDPIYVKVTKLELIFMLANERNIDEVLTELREYATEIDVHFVRKAVRAIGKLAIKIEPAAPRCIDLLLELVATKVTYIVQEATVVIRNIFRKYPNQYESIIGTLCEHLDSLDEPEAKAAMVWVIGQYASRIENSDALLEDFLYSFADEPVEVQLALLTATVKLFIQRPTKGQELVPKVLKWATEETDNPDLRDRAYMYWRLLSTDIAMAKQIVMGEKPPITAESERLDPATLEEMCLNVGTLATVYLKPVQTVFRSARPRRLLDSPALQRQLLPPGSGPLAPPGPYENNKSLSMFGQGGRPANVDPRDGSRGNALDSSGGNLAQAVSDADAYFAGVGAQAMANMRVEERDTFGGTSGVDMGGGGYVVNQYTPQTVLQPGQDNRNGDLLML, encoded by the exons ATGTCGGCCCCTCAGGGAGGTGACTCTAAGCTCTTTGCTCGA GGCAAAGTTGCGGAGCTCCGTCTCGAGCTGAACAGCGGTggcaaaaaagacaagaactTCACGGCGAAGAAGATTGCGTTGAAGAAGATCGTGGCCAACATGACCATGAGCAATAATGACATGGTCGCCCTGTTTCCAGATGTGATAGGCTGCATGCATATAGAGAGTCTTGAGATCAAGAAGAT GTGTTTTCTCTTCCTCGTTAACTACGCCAGGATGCGACCGGAGATTGCCATAAAGGCGATTCCCGTATTGGAATAT GATATGCGAGATTCAAATCCTTTGGTCAGGGCTCTAGCATTACGGACCATGTCTTACATCCACGTGCGGGAATTTGTCGAGGCGACGGTACCGATTGTGAAGCAAATGTTGAAGGATTCAGATCCATACGTCAGGAAAACGGCAGCATTCTGTGTTGCAAAGCTTTACGACCACGACAAGCAGATGGTGGAGCAGTCAGACCTCATTGACCGGCTCAATGGTTTACTGCGCGACGACAACCCGACCGTCGTGGCAAGTGCTCTTGCTTCGCTCATGGATATTTGGGAGCGAAGCGACGCTATCAAGCTTACCATCGACTATGGCAACGCTTCGAAAATGGTTGCTATTTTGCCGGACTGCTCAGA ATGGGGACAAACGTACATTTTGGAAGCGTTGATGTCGTACCTACCCGTAGACTCAGGGGAGGCTCTGCTGCTTGCAGAGAGAATAGCCCCTCGGCTCTCCCATTCTAATTCGGCAGTTGTGCTCACCTGCATCAGGGTCATACTCTACCTAATGAACTACATCTCAGACCAAAAGCAAATTTCTGCGCTTTGCAGAAAATTGTCACCGCCACTGGTCACATTGCTGGCCAAGGGCCCCGAGGTGCAGTACCTAGCTCTGAGAAATGCGCTGCTCATTCTGCAGCGGCGTCCCGAGGTGTTGCGCAACGACATCAGGGTCTTCTTTTGCAAGTACAACGATCCAATTTACGTCAAGGTCACCAAGCTGGAGCTCATTTTCATGCTCGCCAACGAGAGAAACATTGACGAGGTTCTTACAGAGCTGCGGGAGTACGCAACCGAGATTGATGTCCACTTTGTTCGCAAGGCAGTCCGCGCAATCGGCAAGTTGGCCATCAAGATCGAGCCAGCAGCACCGCGATGCATCGACCTTCTGCTGGAGCTTGTTGCAACAAAAGTAACTTACATTGTACAAGAGGCGACAGTGGTCATCCGGAATATCTTCCGCAAATATCCAAACCAGTACGAGTCGATCATTGGCACTCTGTGTGAACATCTCGACTCACTGGACGAGCCTGAGGCCAAGGCTGCAATGGTTTGGGTTATTGGCCAGTATGCATCTCGAATTGAGAATAGCGACGCTCTACTTGAGGATTTCCTATACTCATTTGCAGATGAGCCCGTGGAGGTACAGCTAGCGCTGTTGACTGCAACGGTAAAGCTCTTCATACAACGCCCCACAAAGGGACAGGAGCTGGTCCCCAAGGTTCTTAAATGGGCTACAGAGGAGACTGATAACCCGGATTTGCGCGACCGGGCATACATGTACTGGAGACTGCTATCAACCGATATTGCTATGGCGAAGCAAATCGTCATGGGCGAGAAGCCTCCCATTACGGCAGAGTCAGAGCGCCTCGATCCGGCCACGCTTGAAGAGATGTGTCTAAACGTTGGCACGCTAGCTACTGTCTACTTGAAGCCAGTACAGACCGTCTTCCGCTCAGCGCGACCGAGACGTCTCCTTGACTCGCCTGCTTTACAGCGGCAGCTACTGCCCCCTGGATCGGGACCGCTCGCGCCACCGGGTCCTTATGAGAACAATAAGAGCCTCAGCATGTTCGGGCAAGGGGGCAGGCCCGCCAATGTTGACCCCAGAGACGGGAGCCGGGGCAACGCTCTCGATTCTAGCGGCGGAAACCTAGCCCAGGCAGTCAGTGATGCCGATGCATACTTTGCGGGCGTTGGGGCTCAAGCGATGGCCAACATGAGAGTCGAGGAGAGGGATACCTTTGGGGGAACTAGCGGTGTCGACATGGGTGGCGGAGGATATGTGGTCAACCAGTACACGCCTCAGACTGTGCTGCAACCGGGACAAGATAATAGGAACGGGGACTTGTTGATGCTCTGA